CGCGCGGCCGGGTCCGGGTCCTGCAGTCCGGAGATGATCTCTCTCAGCTGCAGGCAGACCTCCGCTTACGACCACGCCGGGCGGCAGGCGGGCGCACCGACGCGGCCAGCCATTCAAGGTAGCGGCGGCTGCCGGCGACAATCGGCAGCGCGACTACCTCCGGCGTGTCGTATGAATGCAGGGCGTCGATGGCGGCGGCCAGCGCGCGGAAGCGAGTCCGGGTGGTCTTCATGAGACAGAGCCACTCTTG
The sequence above is drawn from the bacterium genome and encodes:
- the cutA gene encoding divalent-cation tolerance protein CutA gives rise to the protein MEKFVQVATTTSSRAAARSMAEALVDRRLAACVQIVGPIESTYRWQGKLEVAQEWLCLMKTTRTRFRALAAAIDALHSYDTPEVVALPIVAGSRRYLEWLAASVRPPAARRGRKRRSACS